The Plasmodium relictum strain SGS1 genome assembly, chromosome: 9 genome window below encodes:
- the TSN gene encoding tudor staphylococcal nuclease, putative gives MERLNGIVKQVISADTYILIGAKKGGIAQERQISLACIQTPKLFMKSQNAEKNEEPFAWESREFIRKMIIGKNVSFVVEYSYNNRTYCSVFFEEQNLSILLLERGYANLVLNKNVKTNVYADLENYYKEAKEKKVGIFGNNINYYVRNIIYSYNDKNENKKIYDLFVNKKMKCVVEHIRDGSNFRVYAEYNKNEKEEKKEKESTEKNSEKKKKNNNKKKKDEENEELTKKDEKYLTMYYFSFSLCGIIVDMFKKEIVNNVETVKEELYAMETKKFVEARLLNRDIEIEIKHIDNNCNLYANVNYKLGNICVLLLRSGYAYINEYTVKYVDNPIEYKKALDEAIQLRKKKWINYTEKEIDYEKEYFCTVIEVLYGDVIIVDYKNEERRLYLASIKCEKHSTDLKLNTLCILAKDYLKNQIAGEKIKIVTEYVKTPQSNSDGYIPQCSDDKGRMHFVSVYKMEKKKNEEKSSSKTNSPNKWDEKKGKKKSNNKNKAKLINNEKEENKGAFEEQVVLNGNAEYINLNEQLVTKGLARVINHRQDDEKASNYFHLQELEKDAEEKKLGRFNPHLEIIKINNISGNENALRARSFENVLNKYNNLNACVDFIYGANKFKLYIPSQNLLINFILLGITVQKINLKDLNSTEVKHKKLNEEYLNGEIKSSKKEKSEYKEIAVQAYKYTRKKLMQRNVQITIVTCDKGGNFIGILKHQNKDFSIHLLSLGYGMLNEIGLNNTNERNNYIKAAEEAKKQKKNIWAIEKADYIDGMLKVENDLSSLDNIYYCSYLDDINNISIQLKNKQEELKKLQEELNKSSNLELSALTEVNKNSLVLAKYIDNYYYRAVVLQVNKNKKKALVKYIDFGNEEELDFNDLKKLNEKFNLKNYSPYAIKAALAGLKIPNENKNDLISYIKKFLLDKFLYVKFEKKESNLFHVVFYDYEQFNTNKNVKSVNEEIIFNGICYVDNSSNTKIFEKLKKEEVLAKKSKLFIWSYGDIDYDDEK, from the exons atggaaAGATTGAATGGTATTGTAAAACAAGTCATATCTGCAGATACCTATATTTTAATAGGAGCCAAAAAAG gTGGTATCGCTCAAGAAAGACAGATAAGTTTAGCATGTATACAAACTCCCAAATTGTTTATGAAAAGTCAGAATgcagaaaaaaatgaagaaccGTTTGCATGGGAGAGTAGGGAATTTATCAGAAAAATGATAATTGGAAAGAACGTTAGTTTTGTTGTTgaatattcatataataataGAACATATTGTAGCGTTTTTTTTGAAGAACAAAATTTATCAATTTTGTTATTAGAAAGAGGTTATGCAAATCTTGTattgaataaaaatgttaaaacaAATGTTTATGCTGACttagaaaattattataaggaagcaaaagaaaaaaaagttggTATTTTTGGAAATAACATTAATTACTATGTGAGAAATATCATCTACTcttataatgataaaaatgaaaacaaaaaaatatatgatttatttgtaaacaaaaaaatgaaatgtgTAGTAGAACATATTAGAGATGGGTCTAATTTTCGTGTATATGCagaatataacaaaaatgaaaaagaagaaaaaaaagaaaaggaaagtacagaaaaaaattcagagaaaaaaaaaaaaaataataataaaaaaaaaaaagatgaagaaaatgaagaacttactaaaaaagatgaaaaataCTTAActatgtattatttttctttttctctatGTGGCATTATTGTTGATATgtttaaaaaggaaatagTAAATAATGTTGAAACAGTAAAAGAAGAATTATATGCAATGGAAACAAAAAAGTTCGTTGAGGCTAGATTATTAAATAGAGATATTGAAATTGAAATTAAGCATATAGATAACAATTGTAATTTGTATGCAAACGTTAATTATAAGTTAGGAAATATTTgtgttttattattaagaAGTGGATATGCATACATTAATGAGTATACAGTGAAATATGTTGATAATCCTATTGAATATAAGAAGGCGTTAGATGAAGCTATACAACTAAGGAAGAAAAAATGGATTAATTACACTGAAAAAGAAATTGATtatgaaaaagaatatttttgtaCAGTTATAGAAGTTTTATATGGTGATGTTATTATTGttgattataaaaatgaagaaagaaGATTGTATTTGGCTTCTATTAAGTGTGAAAAGCATAGTACAGATTTAAAATTGAATACATTATGCATATTAGCAAAAGATTACTTAAAAAATCAAATTGCTGGagagaaaattaaaattgtaACAGAATATGTGAAAACTCCACAGAGTAACAGTGATGGTTACATACCTCAATGTTCAGATGATAAAGGAAGAATGCATTTTGTTAGTGTTTATAAAatggagaaaaaaaaaaatgaagagaaGTCATCGAGTAAAACAAATTCTCCTAACAAGTGGgatgaaaaaaaaggtaaaaaaaagtccaataataaaaataaagcaaaacttattaataatgaaaaagaagaaaataaaggcGCTTTTGAAGAACAAGTCGTACTTAATGGAAATGcagaatatattaatttaaatgaacaaTTGGTTACAAAAGGATTAGCAAGAGTCATTAATCATAGGCAAGATGATGAAAAAGCCAGTAactattttcatttacaAGAACTAGAAAAAGATgcagaagaaaaaaaacttGGAAGATTTAATCCTCATTtggaaataattaaaattaataatataagtgGAAATGAAAATGCACTAAGAGCTAGATCTTTtgaaaatgttttaaataaatataataatttaaatgctTGTGTTGATTTTATATATGGAGCAAATAAATTTAAGCTTTATATTCCTTctcaaaatttattaataaattttatattacttgGTATTACtgtacaaaaaataaatttaaaagactTGAATAGTACTGAAGtgaaacataaaaaattgaatgaagaatatttaaatgGAGAAATAAAATCAagtaaaaaagagaaaagtgaatataaagaaatagcAGTCCAAGCCTATAAATATACTAGAAAAAAGTTGATGCAAAGAAATGTTCAAATAACTATAGTTACATGTGACAAAGGAGGAAATTTTATAGGAATATTGAAACATCAAAATAAAGATTTTTCAATTCACTTACTTTCATTAGGATATGGTATGTTAAATGAAATAGGATTAAATAATACAAACGAgagaaataattatattaaagcAGCAGAAGAAGCTAAAAagcagaaaaaaaatatttgggCTATTGAAAAGGCAGACTATATTGACGGTATGCTAAAAGTAGAAAATGATTTGTCATCGTTggataatatttattactgCTCATATTTAGATGATATTAATAACATTTctattcaattaaaaaataaacaagaagagttaaaaaaattacaagaagaattaaataaaagtagTAATTTAGAATTATCTGCTCTAACcgaagtaaataaaaattctctAGTTTTAGCAAAATATATTgacaattattattatagaGCTGTTGTTTTacaagtaaataaaaataaaaaaaaagcattaGTTAAATATATCGATTTTGGTAATGAAGAAGAATTAGATTTTAATgatttgaaaaaattaaatgaaaaatttaatttaaaaaattattctccATACGCAATTAAAGCAGCATTAGCTGGATTAAAAATACCaaatgaaaacaaaaatgatttaataagttacataaagaaatttttgcttgataaatttttatatgtcAAATTTGAGAAAAAGGAATCAAATTTATTTCACGTTGTTTTTTATGATTATGAACAATTTAACACAAACAAAAATGTCAAAAGTGTAAACGaggaaattatttttaatggtATTTGTTATGTTGACAATTCTAgtaatacaaaaatatttgaaaaattaaaaaaagaagaagtacttgcaaaaaaaagtaaactttttatttggTCATATGGAGATATAGATTATGATGATGAAAAATAA
- a CDS encoding casein kinase 1, putative, which produces MEIRVANKYALGKKLGSGSFGDIYVAKDIVTMEEFAVKLESTRSKHPQLLYESKLYKILGGGIGVPKVYWYGIEGDFTIMVLDLLGPSLEDLFTLCNRKFSLKTVLMTADQMLNRIEYVHSKNFIHRDIKPDNFLIGRGKKVTLIHIIDFGLAKKYRDSRSHTHIPYKEGKNLTGTARYASINTHLGIEQSRRDDIEALGYVLMYFLRGSLPWQGLKAISKKDKYDKIMEKKISTSVEVLCRNASFEFVTYLNYCRSLRFEDRPDYTYLRRLLKDLFIREGFTYDFLFDWTCVYASEKDKKKMLENKNRFDQTADQEGRVKQN; this is translated from the exons ATGGAAATAAGAGTAGCGAATAAATATGCGTTAGGGAAAAAATTAGGAAGTGGTTCTTTTGGGGACATATATGTTG cCAAAGATATTGTAACTATGGAAGAATTTGCAGTAAAATTA GAATCAACTAGGTCAAAGCATCCTCAACTGTTATATGAATCAAAATTGTATAAAATACTTGGGGGGGGAA TTGGTGTACCTAAAGTTTATTGGTATGGAATAGAAGGTGACTTTACTATCATGGTCCTTGATTTATTAGGACCATCTTTAGAAGATCTTTTTACTTTATGTAatagaaaattttctttaaaaactGTCCTTATGACAGCAGATCAAATG ttAAATAGAATTGAATACGTCCattcaaaaaatttcattCACAGAGATATCAAGccagataattttttaatag gTAGAGGTAAAAAAGTTACTTTAATTCACATTATTGATTTTGGTCttgcaaaaaaatatagagaTTCGAGATCACACACACACATACCTTATAAAGAAGGAAAAAATTTAACAGGAACAGCAAGATATGCTAGTATAAATACACATTTAG gAATTGAACAATCTCGTAGGGATGATATTGAAGCCCTCGGATATGTTCTTATGTATTTCCTTAGGGGAAGCTTGCCATGGCAAGGCCTTAAAGCTATATCAAAAAAGgataaatatgataaaattatggaaaaaaaaatatcaacaTCCGTTGAAGTCTTGTGTAGAAATGCAAGCT TCGAATTTGtaacatatttaaattattgtaGATCATTAAGATTCGAAGATAGACCTGATTATACATATCTAAGAAGGCTTTTAAAAGATTTGTTTATAAG agAAGGATTTACTTATGACTTTTTGTTTGATTGGACATGTGTTTATGCCTCAGAAAaggacaaaaaaaaaatgttagaaaataaaaatcgaTTTGATCAGACTGCAGATCAGGAAGGAAGAGTAAagcaaaattaa